Proteins from a single region of Belliella baltica DSM 15883:
- a CDS encoding transposase, which yields MKKSKFTEAQILKVLKTQEEGKKVSEICREFGISEPTFYNWKSRYGGMTLSELQRVKELEAENARLKRLVADLSLDNQVLKEINSKKW from the coding sequence ATGAAAAAGTCAAAGTTTACAGAAGCACAGATCTTGAAAGTGCTAAAAACCCAAGAGGAGGGAAAAAAGGTAAGTGAGATCTGCCGCGAGTTCGGTATTTCAGAGCCAACATTTTACAATTGGAAGAGCCGATATGGCGGAATGACATTGTCTGAGCTACAGCGCGTTAAAGAGCTGGAGGCTGAAAATGCACGCTTAAAGCGGTTAGTTGCAGATTTATCTTTAGACAACCAAGTGCTTAAAGAGATTAACTCAAAAAAGTGGTAA
- a CDS encoding IS3 family transposase: MKDRTTLVCSDYKGLSIRKQCEVLEVPRSSLYYKPKGENEINLKLMGIMDRHLTDHPTEGVVSMVYLLTGLGFVVGPKRIRRLFRLMGRETLYRRKNLTKSGLREYIRPYLLRNLKIERPNQVWVTDITYIPMQKGFMFLTAVMDVYSRRILSWGISNSQDAKWCKQVIEEAIRENGKPEIVNSDQGSQYTSALWINYLEGLDIKVSMDGKGRALDNVYIERFWKSIKYDYIYLNPSEDGYDLLKGVKWYIEYYNQKVHHTTREKPGERYYGPTRKAA; encoded by the coding sequence ATGAAAGACCGGACGACATTGGTTTGTTCCGATTATAAGGGGCTTTCTATAAGGAAACAGTGTGAAGTATTGGAGGTTCCCCGAAGCAGTCTATATTACAAACCAAAAGGGGAAAACGAGATCAATCTGAAACTGATGGGAATCATGGACAGGCATCTTACCGATCACCCTACTGAAGGCGTTGTGTCGATGGTCTATCTGTTGACAGGACTGGGCTTCGTTGTCGGCCCAAAGCGCATCAGGAGGCTTTTCAGGCTGATGGGCAGGGAAACCCTTTACAGGAGGAAGAACCTTACCAAATCCGGTTTGCGTGAATATATCAGGCCTTATCTTCTCAGGAACTTAAAGATTGAAAGGCCCAACCAAGTGTGGGTAACCGATATCACCTACATTCCGATGCAGAAGGGGTTTATGTTCCTGACCGCAGTCATGGATGTTTACAGCAGAAGGATACTGTCATGGGGTATATCCAACAGTCAGGACGCCAAATGGTGTAAGCAGGTAATCGAAGAGGCCATCAGAGAAAATGGTAAGCCAGAGATAGTCAATTCCGATCAGGGAAGCCAGTACACATCAGCCTTATGGATCAATTACCTTGAAGGGCTGGATATCAAAGTATCAATGGACGGAAAGGGAAGGGCTTTGGACAATGTATATATTGAAAGGTTCTGGAAGTCGATCAAGTATGATTACATCTATCTGAACCCAAGCGAGGACGGTTATGACCTGCTCAAAGGTGTCAAATGGTATATTGAATATTACAACCAAAAGGTTCATCATACCACTAGGGAGAAGCCTGGGGAAAGATATTATGGGCCAACCCGAAAAGCAGCATAA
- a CDS encoding helicase-related protein: MKENITIFLSGQINKDKLDSFRLMNAAMFMQLWHSVKTKQDEVNSFMNGEAFEHFNFSFYKEIADDKLFSKTESAGWRAFQLAFILLNLDGIFKLEDDADWDKRNNWVDLVWFPTGGGKTEAYLGLIALTIINRRKEFKEKGGGTAAIMRYTLRLLTMQQFQRASLVIMALELIRRWGNYELGDEPVNIGLWVGDNSLPNKIDDLIIEYENLKNGRSNKIPFSSCPWCNSRLNPIPTGARVTDVNDTYNFNRVHLYCDNLKCNFSEPDFFEYDNLRGAIPLNLCDETIYQHPPALLFGTVDKFAQLAHKVNGTNNGRNADSRRIFGTGNWEKGKPKDGYLPPDLIIQDELHLLLGPLGSAVALFESAVDQLCTREDGTRPKIISSTATTRNTQLQIAALFDRKVNLFPKSGVECDDSFFAFYRRTFKSIADKTPEYLSKRKYIGVLPTGRTQIWMQMRLAAIIMTHRAIFELKELGEKHPIEFDAYNDFEKAMDYYHTTISYFNSLKEVGKTQSQVQTYILKELRRVFSRVVRPQKLMHSIYTYGPIQESELTGRLSGEEVKNELKNVETKWNAKKRFASNENNKLIRGKVPPEFVVATNMISVGIDVSRFNTIIMNSMPRNTAEYIQASSRVARNDYGVVITVHHPFRARDISHYEKFIEFHEKMYSYVEPISITPFTQKAVERYMGLYLATIIRHTTRFTERVSASDISSITEAELSNIVSDLTSYFEERKIRMSGYDNLISNLLKQENIVQIKSWIEEAFSEWKEESNKNLADNKTFVFNNKSARSTPPQEQLYVDIEEYEGNIHSKKWQVPMSLRVIEPEAAIKINSL; encoded by the coding sequence ATGAAAGAAAACATTACTATTTTTCTTTCAGGACAAATAAACAAAGACAAGCTTGATTCTTTTCGCTTGATGAATGCAGCTATGTTTATGCAGTTGTGGCATTCTGTTAAAACGAAACAAGATGAAGTTAATTCATTTATGAATGGTGAAGCATTTGAACATTTTAATTTTTCCTTTTATAAAGAAATAGCAGACGATAAATTATTTTCAAAAACAGAATCTGCTGGCTGGAGAGCCTTTCAGCTTGCCTTTATTCTGTTAAACTTAGATGGTATATTTAAACTAGAAGACGATGCAGATTGGGATAAAAGAAACAATTGGGTTGATTTAGTATGGTTTCCAACAGGTGGTGGTAAGACTGAGGCTTATCTCGGATTAATTGCTCTCACAATAATCAACAGAAGAAAAGAGTTCAAAGAAAAAGGTGGTGGTACGGCTGCAATAATGCGATATACGCTTCGATTATTAACAATGCAACAGTTTCAAAGAGCAAGTTTAGTAATAATGGCTTTGGAATTAATTAGAAGATGGGGCAATTACGAATTAGGTGATGAGCCAGTAAATATTGGTTTATGGGTTGGTGATAATTCTTTGCCAAATAAAATTGACGATTTAATTATTGAATATGAAAATCTTAAGAATGGAAGAAGTAACAAAATTCCTTTTTCATCTTGTCCCTGGTGTAACTCAAGATTGAACCCAATTCCAACAGGTGCAAGAGTAACAGATGTAAATGATACATATAACTTTAATAGAGTTCATCTTTATTGTGATAATCTTAAATGCAACTTTTCAGAACCTGATTTTTTTGAATACGATAATCTTAGGGGAGCTATTCCTTTAAATTTATGTGATGAAACCATTTATCAACATCCTCCAGCCTTACTTTTCGGAACAGTTGACAAATTTGCTCAATTGGCCCATAAGGTTAATGGAACAAACAATGGAAGAAATGCTGACTCAAGAAGAATATTTGGAACTGGTAATTGGGAGAAAGGAAAACCTAAAGATGGATACTTACCTCCTGATTTAATTATACAAGATGAACTTCACTTACTTTTAGGCCCACTTGGGTCAGCAGTAGCATTATTTGAATCTGCTGTTGATCAACTATGCACAAGAGAAGATGGAACAAGACCTAAAATTATTTCATCAACAGCTACGACAAGAAATACACAATTACAAATTGCAGCACTTTTTGATAGAAAAGTCAATCTATTCCCAAAGTCAGGGGTTGAGTGCGATGATTCATTCTTTGCATTTTATCGAAGAACGTTTAAAAGTATTGCTGACAAAACTCCAGAATATCTTTCCAAAAGAAAATACATTGGTGTTTTACCTACAGGAAGAACACAGATTTGGATGCAAATGAGATTGGCTGCAATCATAATGACTCATAGAGCCATTTTTGAATTGAAGGAGTTGGGTGAAAAGCATCCGATTGAATTTGATGCATACAATGATTTTGAAAAGGCAATGGATTATTATCATACGACAATATCCTATTTCAACAGTCTTAAAGAAGTTGGAAAAACTCAATCTCAAGTTCAAACATATATTTTGAAGGAATTGAGAAGAGTATTTTCAAGAGTTGTAAGGCCTCAAAAATTAATGCATTCTATTTACACTTATGGACCAATACAAGAGTCTGAATTAACTGGAAGACTTTCAGGTGAAGAAGTTAAAAATGAATTAAAAAATGTTGAAACTAAATGGAATGCTAAAAAACGTTTCGCAAGCAATGAAAATAATAAATTGATTAGAGGTAAAGTTCCTCCAGAATTCGTTGTCGCAACAAATATGATTTCAGTTGGAATTGACGTATCAAGATTCAATACTATTATTATGAACTCTATGCCAAGGAATACTGCTGAATATATTCAGGCAAGTAGTCGTGTTGCTAGAAATGATTATGGAGTTGTAATAACCGTTCATCATCCATTCAGGGCAAGAGATATTTCTCACTATGAAAAATTCATTGAGTTCCACGAAAAAATGTATAGCTACGTTGAACCAATTTCTATAACTCCATTTACACAAAAAGCTGTGGAAAGGTATATGGGTTTGTATTTAGCAACAATTATTCGACACACCACAAGATTTACGGAAAGGGTTTCGGCTAGTGATATTTCATCAATTACTGAAGCTGAACTTTCAAATATAGTTTCAGATCTGACGAGCTATTTTGAAGAAAGAAAAATAAGAATGTCTGGTTATGACAATTTAATAAGCAACTTATTAAAACAGGAGAATATTGTACAAATTAAAAGTTGGATTGAAGAGGCGTTTTCAGAATGGAAAGAAGAATCAAATAAGAATTTGGCAGACAACAAAACATTTGTGTTCAATAACAAATCGGCTAGGTCAACACCACCACAGGAGCAACTCTATGTTGATATAGAGGAATATGAAGGAAACATTCATAGTAAAAAATGGCAAGTACCAATGTCCTTGAGAGTTATTGAACCAGAAGCCGCTATCAAAATAAATTCTCTATAA
- a CDS encoding DUF1998 domain-containing protein produces MRFNDIQLPNELINLFKKIQQVEELKATNVQMDFTRVKPKERIVVNGEVKESSSGQNIFSIDSKELFTLPANESLGEGLFFEFSKESIDKWISENVVVLANRFEKYLKEVPNPNSQGLSSKMKIFNNKYKHFLIHSFSHMMMRELEFSCGYPTASLKERLYISTNPEKEMSGLLIYTAEGSEGSMGGLVSQGEPEKVLEIIKKGLERSVNCSSDPLCWESDGQGIFDLNLSACFSCSLVSETACEEMNLGLDRRVLVDEVFGYFNINKLTEGA; encoded by the coding sequence TTGCGATTTAATGACATTCAACTACCAAATGAACTAATTAATCTTTTTAAAAAGATTCAGCAGGTTGAAGAATTAAAAGCAACAAATGTTCAAATGGATTTCACAAGAGTAAAACCAAAAGAAAGAATTGTTGTAAATGGCGAAGTGAAAGAATCTTCGAGTGGTCAAAATATATTTTCAATTGATTCTAAAGAGTTATTTACCCTGCCTGCAAATGAGTCTTTAGGAGAGGGTCTTTTCTTTGAATTTTCTAAGGAATCTATTGATAAATGGATTTCAGAAAATGTTGTTGTTTTAGCCAATCGATTTGAAAAATATTTAAAGGAAGTTCCGAACCCTAATAGTCAAGGACTAAGTTCCAAAATGAAAATTTTCAACAATAAATACAAGCACTTTTTAATTCATTCATTCTCACATATGATGATGAGAGAACTGGAGTTCTCTTGTGGCTACCCAACAGCTAGTTTAAAAGAAAGACTTTATATCTCTACAAACCCTGAAAAGGAAATGTCAGGTTTACTCATTTACACAGCGGAAGGATCAGAAGGTAGTATGGGAGGCTTAGTTTCACAAGGAGAACCTGAAAAGGTGCTTGAGATCATTAAAAAAGGTTTAGAAAGATCAGTTAACTGTTCATCTGATCCATTATGTTGGGAATCTGATGGACAAGGAATTTTCGACTTGAATCTATCTGCTTGTTTTTCTTGTTCTCTAGTATCAGAAACAGCTTGCGAAGAAATGAATTTAGGTTTAGATAGACGTGTTTTAGTTGATGAAGTTTTTGGTTATTTTAATATAAATAAATTGACAGAAGGAGCTTAG
- a CDS encoding AAA family ATPase, translated as MEDLTFISTKLSRIKKELKSEFIGLDEIIDQLIQAVNPWCTMSASQSRPLVINLWGMTGVGKTSLVKRFLELWDREESPVYFNMGSKNYVREMLNSMENMFAHSGKPTVFIFDEFQHAKTMNATSGEIENPVDRMIWQLMDNGKFNYAVSWHDFNELSNISAGLELCLQRGVKVKKGKVVEGWTTFQNITAVDDPRYLLSGDEKDDQDFISKSEIRALYDHYRFQYPFISLFRDYIYQLDGEELVAFVKKIEKRASMSTELDFSKAIIFVIGNLDEAYRMSDIVSSDCDPDLLYEESKKITFSTIKEALKERFRLEEIGRLGNIHLIYPSLNSQVYRDFIQSELKELSQRFALTFGCELHFSKSVETLLFEEGVTPTQGFRPLRSSIRYILESSLVELLQNIPNESRDKIFVDSKGDELNLYRNDNFIANKLLHLPVREAKRRKLNPQDMAVTAVHEAGHALVYSVLCRKFPKMVTIASSDFNTGGYMEGETFANYENYDQLIRSVAIKLAGKKAEEHVFGRERITRGCQTDLLRATRQLVFVSREGSLTGIDRAYESKFHGDGTLLEEKLINQEWVEDQLEKASQLADMLIIDNQSVLKNMIAILLERKFVRSDSLQEALELAGVDTSVFLESYPKLFDYHSKLSDFLTS; from the coding sequence ATGGAGGACCTTACTTTTATATCAACAAAACTTTCAAGAATCAAGAAAGAATTGAAATCTGAGTTTATCGGATTAGATGAGATAATCGATCAATTAATTCAAGCAGTCAATCCTTGGTGTACCATGTCTGCTAGCCAAAGTAGACCATTAGTTATCAACCTTTGGGGAATGACTGGAGTAGGTAAAACCTCACTTGTTAAAAGATTTCTCGAGTTGTGGGATAGGGAAGAAAGTCCTGTTTATTTCAATATGGGAAGCAAAAATTATGTGCGAGAGATGCTCAACTCCATGGAAAATATGTTTGCTCACAGTGGTAAACCGACTGTTTTTATTTTTGATGAATTTCAGCATGCCAAGACCATGAATGCAACATCTGGGGAAATAGAGAACCCTGTGGATCGGATGATCTGGCAATTGATGGATAATGGAAAGTTTAATTATGCAGTTAGCTGGCATGATTTCAATGAATTAAGTAATATTTCAGCAGGATTAGAGCTATGTCTGCAAAGGGGAGTTAAAGTAAAAAAAGGAAAAGTGGTAGAGGGGTGGACTACATTTCAAAATATTACCGCTGTAGACGACCCAAGGTATCTCCTTAGTGGAGATGAGAAAGATGATCAAGATTTCATTAGTAAATCAGAGATTCGGGCTTTGTATGATCATTATCGGTTTCAATACCCATTTATTTCTCTCTTTAGAGATTACATATATCAGTTAGATGGAGAAGAATTGGTTGCTTTTGTTAAGAAAATCGAAAAAAGAGCATCCATGTCCACAGAATTAGATTTTTCTAAAGCGATCATATTTGTAATTGGAAATCTCGATGAAGCTTATAGAATGAGTGATATCGTATCCTCAGACTGTGACCCAGACTTATTGTATGAAGAAAGTAAGAAAATAACCTTCAGTACGATTAAAGAGGCATTGAAAGAACGATTCAGGTTAGAGGAAATTGGCCGACTTGGAAATATCCACTTGATTTACCCCTCATTAAATAGCCAAGTTTATAGAGATTTTATCCAAAGTGAATTAAAGGAATTGAGTCAAAGGTTTGCGCTTACATTTGGATGCGAACTTCATTTTTCTAAATCCGTGGAGACACTTCTTTTCGAAGAGGGCGTGACACCAACCCAAGGTTTCAGACCTTTGAGATCTAGCATCCGCTATATCTTAGAATCATCATTGGTAGAATTACTTCAAAACATACCCAACGAATCAAGAGATAAAATCTTTGTGGACTCAAAAGGGGATGAATTGAATTTGTATAGAAATGATAATTTTATTGCCAATAAGCTATTACATCTTCCTGTCAGGGAGGCAAAAAGGAGGAAACTCAATCCTCAAGATATGGCAGTGACAGCTGTCCACGAAGCAGGCCATGCACTTGTGTATAGTGTCTTGTGCAGAAAATTTCCTAAGATGGTCACTATTGCTTCCTCTGATTTCAATACGGGTGGTTATATGGAAGGCGAAACATTTGCCAATTATGAAAATTATGATCAATTGATCCGGAGTGTGGCTATCAAGCTCGCTGGCAAGAAGGCAGAAGAACATGTTTTTGGAAGAGAAAGGATTACTCGCGGTTGTCAGACAGATTTGCTAAGAGCCACCCGTCAATTGGTCTTTGTTTCCCGTGAGGGGAGTCTCACCGGTATTGATCGGGCTTACGAGTCAAAATTTCACGGAGATGGGACTTTACTTGAAGAAAAATTAATAAATCAAGAATGGGTGGAAGACCAACTCGAAAAGGCAAGTCAACTGGCCGATATGCTGATCATCGATAATCAGTCCGTATTAAAAAATATGATTGCTATACTATTGGAAAGAAAATTTGTGAGATCAGATAGTTTACAAGAAGCATTGGAACTAGCTGGTGTCGATACTTCAGTGTTTTTAGAGAGTTATCCCAAACTCTTTGATTACCATTCCAAATTGAGTGACTTCTTAACGTCCTAA
- a CDS encoding DUF6952 family protein: MRLPIIKHVLGFIEANDEDWVNEAIELLENMTEIPSLKDEELEVMGELLSNLYGTLEVNQMIKGGMDKKEAMNAFMKRVTGSIDK; the protein is encoded by the coding sequence ATGAGATTGCCAATAATTAAGCATGTTTTGGGTTTTATCGAGGCCAATGACGAAGATTGGGTCAATGAAGCTATTGAATTGCTAGAAAATATGACCGAAATTCCATCGTTAAAAGATGAGGAGCTGGAAGTCATGGGAGAATTGCTTTCCAATCTCTACGGTACATTAGAAGTAAATCAAATGATCAAAGGCGGCATGGACAAGAAAGAAGCGATGAATGCTTTTATGAAACGTGTTACCGGATCGATTGATAAGTAA
- a CDS encoding thioredoxin family protein, translated as MLQELKTDTLQNLIKENEKVVVQYGATWCGNCRIMKPKMKRLSNDYEGITFLYVDAEKLPESRKLASVTNLPTFATFSGGSLVNQIQTNKEEALKTLIDEIANN; from the coding sequence ATGTTACAAGAATTAAAAACAGACACCTTACAGAATTTAATTAAGGAAAACGAAAAAGTCGTAGTTCAGTACGGAGCAACCTGGTGTGGCAATTGCCGAATCATGAAGCCAAAGATGAAGCGTCTTTCCAATGATTACGAAGGCATCACTTTTCTCTATGTAGATGCAGAAAAATTGCCAGAATCTAGAAAACTAGCTTCAGTAACCAATTTGCCTACTTTTGCAACTTTCAGTGGAGGTTCTTTGGTGAATCAGATCCAAACAAATAAAGAAGAAGCACTTAAAACCTTGATCGATGAGATTGCCAATAATTAA
- the yjjX gene encoding inosine/xanthosine triphosphatase, with product MAFPQRKNIKEEKRQQLVIVGSKNPVKISCTDVGFHHAFDSAFLVEGLNVSSEVEDQPIGDEETYLGAFNRSKNAKMVFPEADFWVGIEGGVDEKDGEMFAFAWVVIQNRNGKIGKAKTSTFFLPSVISDLIKGGMELGAADDQVFNRENSKQGNGAVGILTNGAVNRKEYYSQAVILALIPFLNENIYI from the coding sequence ATGGCATTTCCTCAAAGAAAAAATATAAAAGAAGAGAAAAGACAGCAATTGGTCATAGTAGGGAGCAAAAACCCCGTAAAAATCAGTTGTACTGATGTGGGTTTTCATCATGCTTTTGATTCTGCATTTTTAGTAGAAGGTTTGAATGTGAGTTCAGAAGTCGAAGATCAGCCAATAGGAGATGAAGAAACCTATTTAGGAGCATTTAATAGATCAAAAAATGCCAAAATGGTTTTTCCTGAAGCTGATTTTTGGGTTGGCATAGAAGGTGGAGTTGATGAAAAGGACGGAGAAATGTTTGCTTTTGCCTGGGTGGTAATTCAAAATCGTAATGGAAAAATCGGTAAAGCTAAAACCTCCACATTTTTCTTACCTAGTGTAATTTCAGATTTGATCAAAGGAGGCATGGAACTAGGTGCAGCAGACGATCAGGTATTTAACAGAGAAAATTCAAAACAAGGGAATGGTGCTGTAGGAATTTTGACTAATGGCGCTGTCAATAGAAAAGAATATTACAGTCAAGCTGTGATTTTAGCATTAATTCCGTTTCTGAATGAAAACATCTACATCTAG
- a CDS encoding YebC/PmpR family DNA-binding transcriptional regulator: MGRAFEFRKERKFKRWNKMSKVFTRLGKEIVMAVKAGGPDPVNNTKLRTIIQNAKGAAMPKDRIEAAIKRASNKDEKDYEEVLYEGYGPHGVAVIIETSTDNTNRTVANIRSYFSKSNGSLSTSGSVSFMFNKKAVFRFAQGEYDIEELELELIDFGLDEIDQNEGEIFVYTAFEDFGNMQKALEDKNIEIINADFQWFPTTTVELPEDQEEEINKLIEKLEDDDDINSVFTNMA; this comes from the coding sequence ATGGGAAGAGCTTTCGAGTTTAGAAAAGAAAGAAAATTTAAGCGTTGGAACAAGATGTCTAAGGTTTTCACCCGCCTTGGCAAAGAGATCGTGATGGCAGTAAAAGCAGGCGGTCCTGATCCAGTAAACAATACAAAGCTCCGCACTATCATCCAAAACGCCAAGGGTGCAGCAATGCCCAAAGACCGTATAGAGGCGGCCATCAAAAGGGCTTCCAATAAAGACGAAAAAGATTACGAAGAAGTATTGTATGAAGGTTATGGTCCACATGGAGTAGCAGTAATTATAGAAACTTCAACAGACAACACCAATAGAACGGTAGCCAACATCAGAAGCTACTTTTCAAAATCAAATGGCTCTTTGAGTACATCAGGCTCTGTAAGTTTTATGTTCAACAAAAAGGCTGTATTTAGATTTGCTCAAGGTGAATATGATATTGAAGAGCTAGAATTGGAATTGATTGACTTTGGATTAGATGAAATAGACCAAAATGAAGGAGAAATCTTCGTTTACACTGCATTTGAAGATTTTGGAAATATGCAAAAGGCCTTGGAGGACAAGAATATTGAAATCATCAATGCAGATTTCCAATGGTTTCCGACTACCACTGTAGAGCTACCTGAAGATCAAGAAGAAGAAATCAACAAGCTAATTGAAAAACTGGAAGATGATGACGATATCAATTCGGTTTTCACCAATATGGCATAA
- a CDS encoding NAD(P)/FAD-dependent oxidoreductase codes for MSFYNQNPIPNLPPIESKRIVIIGAGFAGLKLARKLIGSSYQVLLLDKNNYHQFQPLFYQVATSGLEPSAISFPLRKVFHNSKNIIFRMAIAEKIDQKANRLYTNVGYVDYDYLVLAMGADTNYFGLENIEKHSIPMKTVSEALFIRNKIISNYETAINIGKENERKPIMNVVIVGGGPTGVELAGAVAELRNNVFPKDYPELNFKNMKVVLIEAGTHLLLSMSEQAKTKARTYLEKLGVIVMTDTQVLDYDGNKVDLKGKESIETKTLLWAAGIKANHIEGVIEGQTLPNGRMIVNEFNRLKESENIFALGDIAISITEKFERGHPQVAQVALQQADNLANNLLAEKRNKPWKRFKYKDLGSMATIGRKLAVVDLPFIKFQGLLAWMTWLFVHLMAILGVKNKLFIFLNWSWNYLAFDPSLRLLIKPRQIKTKKEKELIEE; via the coding sequence ATGAGCTTTTATAATCAAAATCCTATACCTAATCTTCCCCCAATCGAATCAAAACGAATTGTAATTATAGGAGCTGGTTTCGCTGGACTCAAATTAGCTAGAAAGTTGATTGGAAGCTCTTACCAAGTGCTTTTATTGGATAAAAATAATTATCATCAGTTCCAGCCTTTATTTTATCAGGTGGCTACTTCAGGGCTAGAGCCAAGTGCTATTTCTTTTCCTTTAAGGAAAGTATTCCACAACTCAAAAAACATCATTTTTAGAATGGCAATTGCTGAAAAAATCGATCAAAAGGCAAATCGACTTTATACAAATGTAGGATATGTAGATTATGATTATCTCGTCTTAGCGATGGGTGCAGACACCAACTACTTTGGGCTGGAGAATATCGAAAAGCATAGCATACCTATGAAAACGGTTTCAGAAGCGCTTTTTATTCGTAATAAGATCATCTCCAATTATGAAACGGCAATCAATATTGGAAAAGAAAATGAGCGAAAGCCAATTATGAATGTAGTAATTGTTGGTGGTGGACCTACAGGTGTGGAGCTTGCTGGGGCTGTAGCTGAATTGAGAAACAATGTGTTTCCGAAAGATTATCCTGAATTAAATTTCAAAAACATGAAGGTAGTTCTGATAGAAGCAGGAACGCATCTCTTGTTGAGTATGTCAGAGCAGGCAAAAACGAAGGCTAGAACTTATTTGGAAAAACTTGGGGTTATCGTGATGACAGATACTCAGGTACTGGATTATGATGGAAATAAAGTTGATCTGAAAGGAAAGGAGTCTATCGAAACAAAGACCTTGCTTTGGGCAGCCGGGATCAAAGCAAACCATATTGAGGGGGTTATTGAAGGTCAAACACTTCCAAATGGACGGATGATCGTTAATGAATTCAATCGGTTAAAAGAGAGCGAGAATATTTTTGCATTGGGAGATATTGCTATTTCTATCACAGAAAAATTTGAAAGAGGTCATCCGCAGGTGGCTCAGGTAGCTTTACAACAAGCAGATAATCTTGCAAATAATTTGTTGGCGGAGAAAAGGAATAAACCTTGGAAGAGATTCAAATATAAAGATCTAGGCTCTATGGCGACAATAGGTAGAAAGCTCGCTGTGGTTGATTTACCATTTATAAAATTCCAAGGCTTATTAGCTTGGATGACTTGGCTATTTGTTCATTTGATGGCCATTTTAGGTGTCAAAAACAAACTTTTCATTTTTCTAAACTGGTCATGGAATTACCTAGCTTTTGATCCGAGCCTGCGTTTATTGATCAAGCCTAGACAGATTAAAACCAAAAAAGAGAAAGAATTAATTGAAGAATAA
- a CDS encoding gamma-glutamylcyclotransferase family protein, producing the protein MKKETFLYFGYASNLDINTLEGRLNNPPKLKSLAVLPHHGFRFNFPNPDGSARANVVESKNESVYGLLFEVENSELAYFLKSEPGYDFVEKEILTKKGATKARVFVSKTLVDGIFPHQEYLNTIIRGGEANEIPNGYLASIINRAGKIQ; encoded by the coding sequence ATGAAAAAAGAGACATTTCTATATTTCGGATATGCAAGTAATTTGGATATCAATACTTTAGAAGGTCGGCTAAACAATCCTCCTAAATTGAAAAGTCTTGCAGTATTGCCACATCATGGTTTTAGATTCAACTTCCCAAACCCAGATGGATCTGCCCGAGCAAATGTTGTAGAAAGCAAAAATGAATCCGTATATGGACTTCTTTTTGAAGTTGAAAATTCAGAATTAGCGTATTTTTTAAAATCTGAGCCAGGCTATGATTTTGTAGAAAAGGAAATCTTGACAAAAAAAGGAGCTACAAAAGCTAGAGTTTTTGTTTCTAAAACTTTGGTAGATGGAATATTTCCTCATCAAGAGTATCTTAATACCATCATCAGAGGTGGTGAGGCCAATGAAATTCCAAATGGCTACTTGGCAAGTATTATTAATCGAGCTGGCAAAATCCAGTAA
- a CDS encoding DUF4890 domain-containing protein, which yields MNKLLIVLICFGIGILTAQAQRAGQQRGQGMTPELRAEMMTNMMQERLELSDEQAEKIYKVNLARAKNMEMMAERGQSEARKAEALNKKAEAKQRGKAKKEAAQKNVDEELEVRTQEDFDQEIEKILNPDQRKKWEEVKQQRRPAGQQGGQRPTRGGMNRGGGNL from the coding sequence ATGAATAAATTACTAATAGTATTGATCTGTTTTGGCATAGGGATATTGACAGCTCAAGCGCAGCGCGCAGGACAGCAACGTGGTCAAGGAATGACCCCTGAGTTACGAGCTGAAATGATGACTAATATGATGCAAGAGCGTCTCGAGCTTTCTGATGAGCAAGCGGAAAAAATCTACAAAGTTAACTTGGCAAGAGCCAAAAATATGGAAATGATGGCAGAAAGAGGGCAGTCCGAAGCTAGAAAAGCTGAAGCTTTGAATAAAAAAGCTGAGGCGAAGCAAAGAGGAAAAGCTAAAAAAGAAGCCGCTCAAAAGAATGTAGACGAAGAATTAGAAGTGAGAACTCAGGAAGATTTCGATCAAGAAATTGAAAAAATCCTTAATCCAGATCAGCGGAAGAAATGGGAGGAAGTAAAACAACAAAGAAGACCTGCTGGACAACAGGGAGGACAACGCCCCACTAGAGGAGGCATGAATAGAGGAGGCGGGAATTTATAA